The Azospirillum brasilense genome window below encodes:
- the lptE gene encoding LPS assembly lipoprotein LptE, with amino-acid sequence MSSSDLHTGSKAGVRRRRLLALALVAPAVLATAACGFQPMYGNLGANSIGSAELQQVEINGIKDRYGQKLRNLLIDRFYADGRPAAPRYRLETALTASEQKLSLQKDATATRAQLVVNAPYQLIDAATGAILFQANARSYISYNVLEQQYGALATVENAYDRALLEISNEITTRVAAQLGRKP; translated from the coding sequence ATGTCGTCGTCTGACCTTCATACCGGCAGCAAAGCCGGCGTCCGGCGGCGGAGGCTTCTGGCCCTCGCCCTGGTCGCGCCGGCCGTGCTTGCCACGGCGGCCTGCGGTTTCCAGCCCATGTATGGAAACCTCGGGGCGAACAGCATCGGCAGCGCCGAGCTTCAGCAGGTCGAGATCAACGGCATCAAGGATCGTTACGGCCAAAAGCTGCGCAACCTGCTGATCGATCGTTTCTACGCCGACGGCCGCCCCGCCGCCCCGCGCTACCGGCTGGAGACCGCGCTGACCGCGTCGGAGCAGAAGCTGTCCCTTCAGAAGGACGCGACCGCCACCCGTGCCCAGCTCGTCGTGAACGCGCCCTACCAGCTCATCGACGCGGCGACGGGTGCGATCCTGTTCCAGGCCAACGCGCGCTCCTACATCAGCTACAACGTGCTGGAGCAGCAGTACGGCGCCCTGGCCACGGTCGAAAACGCCTACGACCGCGCGCTCCTGGAAATCTCCAACGAGATCACCACCCGCGTGGCCGCCCAGCTCGGCCGCAAGCCCTGA
- the holA gene encoding DNA polymerase III subunit delta has translation MKLQARAIDGFLRSPDPKIRAVLLYGPDTGLVRDRAMGLGRTVVTDLSDPFRVTEMLGRAVADDPARLADEAAALSFTGGRRLIRVREAEDNVTTAFTAFLADRTPGDSLVIVEAGDLGNRSKLRTLFEGADGAVAIPCYVEEEAALGRVIADILHGHGLTADPDALTFLAGNLVGDRMVARGEMEKLALYMGTETRVRLEDAQACVGDSAALSLDEPIWAAAEGDFATLDRSLARLFAEGMSPVPILRAAQRHFQRLQMVAGQVAAGKSADAAVEALRPPVFFKMKPRLTGQARRWPAPLVRQALERLVEAEADCKRTNMPDQTLCARVLFQLASLARR, from the coding sequence GTGAAGCTGCAAGCCCGGGCGATCGACGGTTTCCTGCGCAGCCCCGATCCCAAGATCCGCGCGGTCCTGCTCTACGGCCCGGACACCGGTCTGGTGCGCGACCGCGCCATGGGGCTGGGCCGTACCGTGGTCACCGATCTGTCCGATCCCTTCCGGGTAACGGAGATGCTGGGCCGCGCCGTCGCCGACGATCCGGCCCGGCTGGCCGACGAGGCCGCCGCCTTGTCCTTTACCGGGGGCCGCCGTCTGATCCGCGTGCGCGAGGCGGAGGACAACGTCACCACCGCCTTCACCGCCTTTCTGGCCGATCGGACGCCCGGCGACAGTTTGGTCATCGTCGAAGCGGGCGATCTCGGCAACCGGTCGAAACTGCGCACCCTGTTCGAAGGGGCGGACGGCGCCGTCGCCATTCCCTGCTATGTGGAGGAGGAGGCCGCGCTTGGCCGGGTCATCGCCGACATCCTGCACGGCCATGGCCTGACCGCCGATCCCGACGCGCTGACCTTCCTCGCCGGCAACCTGGTTGGCGACCGCATGGTGGCACGCGGCGAGATGGAGAAGCTGGCGCTCTACATGGGCACGGAGACGCGCGTCCGACTGGAGGACGCCCAGGCCTGCGTCGGCGACAGCGCGGCCCTGTCGCTCGACGAGCCGATCTGGGCGGCGGCGGAGGGCGACTTCGCGACGCTCGACCGCTCGCTGGCCCGTTTGTTCGCCGAGGGCATGTCCCCGGTGCCGATCCTGCGCGCCGCCCAGCGTCATTTCCAACGTCTGCAGATGGTCGCCGGGCAGGTGGCGGCGGGCAAGTCGGCGGACGCCGCGGTGGAGGCGCTGCGCCCGCCGGTGTTCTTCAAAATGAAGCCGCGGCTGACCGGTCAGGCCCGCCGCTGGCCGGCGCCGCTGGTGCGGCAGGCGCTGGAACGGCTGGTCGAGGCCGAGGCGGACTGCAAGCGCACCAACATGCCCGACCAGACGCTCTGCGCCCGGGTTCTCTTCCAGCTCGCCTCGCTGGCGCGGCGCTGA